Proteins encoded by one window of Methylovirgula ligni:
- a CDS encoding ceramide glucosyltransferase: protein MTLAWALALICLVLVVLNLISDGIAIRNSKPRATPLPPAPDSPGVSIVRPCCGIDNFCEETLGSSFKLDYPSYEVIFCVARSNDPVIPVLQKLIAANPAVPATLIIGDERISANPKLNNCVRGWEAARHEWVILADSNVLMPRDYIQRLLAAWQPTTGLVCSMPQGSHPQNLWAELEIAFLNTYQARWQYAADGVGTGFAQGKNMLWRRDILDDAGGIRALAAEIAEDAASTKVVRAAGLEINLVDSPFPQPLGKRTLGDVWSRQIRWARMRRKTFPLHFFPELLSGSATPAIIGAYAAGLFGVTPLAGAALVLAILYSGETALALSNRWHFSWRLPFLFLLRDLMLPVVYFDAWLVNDFVWRGTEMTMREKERPST from the coding sequence ATGACGCTAGCCTGGGCCCTGGCCCTTATCTGTCTTGTTCTCGTTGTCCTCAACCTGATCAGCGACGGCATTGCAATCCGCAATTCCAAGCCCCGCGCGACGCCGCTGCCGCCGGCCCCGGATTCGCCGGGCGTATCCATCGTCCGTCCCTGCTGCGGTATCGACAATTTCTGCGAGGAAACGCTCGGCTCGAGCTTCAAGCTCGATTACCCTTCCTATGAGGTCATTTTCTGCGTCGCCCGCAGCAACGACCCCGTTATCCCGGTCCTGCAAAAGCTGATCGCGGCCAATCCCGCAGTTCCGGCGACACTGATCATCGGCGACGAGCGCATAAGCGCCAATCCCAAGCTTAACAATTGCGTGCGCGGCTGGGAGGCGGCCAGGCACGAATGGGTCATCCTCGCCGATTCCAACGTGCTTATGCCGCGTGATTATATCCAGCGGCTCCTTGCCGCCTGGCAGCCGACGACCGGCCTTGTCTGCTCGATGCCGCAGGGATCACATCCGCAGAATCTCTGGGCCGAACTCGAGATCGCTTTCCTCAATACCTATCAGGCGCGCTGGCAATATGCGGCGGACGGCGTCGGCACCGGATTCGCCCAGGGCAAGAACATGCTCTGGCGCCGCGATATTCTGGACGACGCGGGCGGCATCCGCGCCCTCGCAGCGGAGATCGCGGAGGACGCCGCCTCGACCAAAGTGGTGCGCGCCGCGGGCCTCGAGATCAATCTCGTCGACAGCCCCTTCCCGCAGCCGCTGGGCAAGCGGACGCTCGGCGACGTCTGGAGCCGCCAAATCCGCTGGGCGCGCATGCGGCGCAAGACGTTCCCGCTGCATTTCTTCCCGGAGCTTCTCTCCGGCTCCGCCACGCCCGCGATCATCGGCGCCTATGCCGCCGGTCTCTTCGGGGTCACGCCGCTGGCCGGCGCCGCGCTGGTTCTCGCCATACTCTATAGCGGTGAGACGGCGCTCGCGCTCTCCAACAGATGGCATTTCTCCTGGCGCCTGCCGTTCCTCTTTCTGCTGCGCGATCTGATGTTGCCGGTCGTCTATTTCGACGCCTGGCTGGTCAACGATTTCGTCTGGCGCGGAACGGAAATGACGATGCGCGAAAAGGAGCGGCCGAGCACGTAG
- the rpiA gene encoding ribose-5-phosphate isomerase RpiA, whose translation MSNADELKRQAAAKALELVEPGMRLGLGTGSTATHFVALLGERVAQGLQVIGVPTSERTRAQAESLAIPLADLDTLQTLDLTVDGTDEFDPALRLIKGGGGALLREKIVAAASNRMVVITDSSKAVQTLGKFPLPVEVNRFGVEATRHLIARESALAGSSGEIRLRKEASGAPFVTDGGHYIFDCAFGIIPAPEDLAARLTAIPGVVEHGLFLGLASAVISAGAQGVTVYGSLV comes from the coding sequence ATGAGCAATGCGGATGAATTGAAGCGGCAGGCCGCGGCCAAGGCGCTCGAACTTGTCGAGCCCGGTATGCGCCTCGGCCTCGGCACCGGCAGCACGGCGACGCATTTTGTCGCCTTGCTGGGCGAAAGAGTGGCGCAGGGGCTTCAGGTCATCGGCGTGCCGACCTCGGAGCGTACGCGCGCCCAGGCCGAATCGCTCGCCATCCCGCTCGCCGATCTCGACACTTTGCAGACCCTCGATCTCACCGTCGACGGCACCGATGAATTCGACCCGGCCCTGCGGCTCATCAAAGGCGGCGGCGGGGCGCTGCTGCGCGAGAAGATCGTCGCCGCTGCCTCAAATCGCATGGTCGTCATCACCGATTCCTCGAAGGCGGTGCAGACGCTTGGGAAGTTTCCGCTGCCGGTCGAGGTCAACCGCTTCGGCGTCGAGGCGACGCGCCATCTCATCGCGCGAGAATCCGCACTGGCTGGCAGCTCCGGCGAAATACGCTTGCGCAAGGAGGCCTCGGGCGCGCCTTTTGTGACCGATGGCGGCCATTACATTTTCGATTGCGCCTTCGGAATCATTCCAGCGCCGGAGGATCTCGCGGCGCGGCTGACCGCCATTCCCGGCGTCGTCGAACACGGGCTGTTCCTCGGCCTTGCCAGCGCCGTCATCTCTGCCGGGGCGCAGGGCGTCACCGTTTATGGGAGCCTGGTCTGA
- the gor gene encoding glutathione-disulfide reductase, protein MADYDVDLFIIGAGSGGVRAARIAAGYGAKVMLAEEFRVGGTCVIRGCVPKKLMVYASRFADAFADAEGFGWTLGSAAFDWSKLVAAKEKEITRLSAIYRANLEKAGITLIESRALVEDEHKVRLLADGRTISAKVILVATGAAPFLGPDVPGRELAITSNEIFDLKQQPKRILIVGGGYIAVEFGALLRRLGSEVTIALRGENILRGFDDDLRAALRDALSETGIVFKFENMPTRLEKKGEAISVTLAKGETLVVDQVLLATGRHPNTRGLGLEKLGVRLDGVGAVCVDPYSQSSVPSIYAVGDVTNRLALTPVAIREGHAFADTVFSGTARAIDHSNVPTAVFTTPELGTVGLTEAEARLKHAVVDVFQTQFRPLKATLSGRAEKVFMKIIVDGETDRVLGVHILGDDAGEMAQLLGIAVKMGATKADFDATTAVHPTSAEELVTLHSRRARYEQVKLDPGEAAALMDEERTS, encoded by the coding sequence ATGGCGGATTACGATGTCGATCTCTTCATCATCGGCGCCGGCTCCGGCGGCGTGCGCGCCGCCCGGATCGCCGCTGGCTATGGCGCGAAAGTCATGCTGGCGGAGGAATTTCGCGTCGGCGGCACCTGCGTCATCCGCGGCTGTGTCCCGAAAAAACTAATGGTCTATGCGAGCCGCTTCGCCGACGCCTTCGCCGATGCGGAAGGTTTTGGCTGGACGCTCGGCTCGGCCGCTTTCGATTGGTCGAAGCTCGTCGCGGCGAAAGAGAAAGAGATCACGCGTCTTTCGGCCATCTATCGCGCCAATCTCGAAAAGGCCGGCATCACGCTGATCGAGAGCCGCGCTTTGGTCGAGGATGAGCACAAGGTGCGGCTGCTCGCCGACGGCCGCACCATCTCGGCCAAGGTGATTCTTGTCGCGACCGGCGCGGCGCCCTTTCTCGGGCCGGACGTGCCAGGCCGCGAGCTCGCCATCACCTCGAACGAAATCTTCGATCTCAAGCAACAGCCCAAGCGCATTCTCATCGTCGGTGGCGGCTATATCGCCGTCGAGTTCGGCGCCTTGCTGCGCCGCCTCGGCAGCGAAGTCACCATCGCCCTGCGTGGCGAGAACATCCTGCGCGGCTTCGATGACGATCTGCGCGCGGCTTTGCGCGACGCATTAAGCGAAACCGGGATTGTCTTTAAATTCGAGAACATGCCGACGCGCCTTGAGAAGAAAGGCGAGGCCATCAGCGTGACCTTGGCCAAGGGCGAAACGCTCGTTGTCGATCAGGTTCTGCTTGCGACGGGGCGGCATCCGAACACCCGCGGTCTCGGCCTCGAAAAGCTGGGCGTGCGCCTCGATGGCGTCGGCGCGGTCTGCGTCGATCCCTATTCGCAATCCTCGGTGCCGTCGATCTACGCCGTCGGCGATGTGACGAACCGTCTGGCGCTGACGCCCGTCGCGATCCGCGAAGGCCATGCGTTTGCCGATACGGTCTTCAGCGGCACGGCGCGCGCCATCGATCATTCCAATGTTCCGACCGCGGTGTTCACGACGCCGGAACTCGGCACGGTCGGCCTCACCGAGGCCGAGGCGCGGTTGAAGCACGCGGTCGTCGATGTGTTCCAGACGCAGTTTCGGCCGCTCAAGGCGACTCTGTCGGGCCGGGCGGAAAAGGTCTTCATGAAGATCATCGTGGATGGCGAGACGGACCGCGTGCTGGGCGTCCACATTCTCGGCGACGATGCCGGCGAGATGGCGCAACTCCTCGGAATCGCTGTTAAAATGGGAGCCACAAAGGCCGATTTCGACGCCACGACCGCAGTGCATCCGACCTCCGCCGAGGAATTGGTGACACTGCACAGCCGCCGTGCCCGCTACGAGCAGGTCAAGCTCGACCCCGGTGAGGCAGCGGCGCTGATGGACGAGGAACGAACGTCGTAA
- a CDS encoding glutamate--tRNA ligase, translating into MMPPVVRFAPSPTGRIHIGNVRTALINFLFVTKDRGRFILRFDDTDVARSKQEYAEAIEEDLKWLGIAPDLIVHQSKRFPLYDAAAAKLRGVGRLYPCYETAEELERRRKRQQARGLPPIYDRAALTLTEADRAALEAAGRRPHWRFLLDHVVVHWDDLVRGASHIDCASLSDPVLVREDGTYLYTLPSVVDDLDLEISHIIRGEDHVTNTAVQIQLFEALGGANAAPVFGHHNLLTTASGEGLSKRSGALSIGTLREEGIEPLAVAACAVLTGTSDSVHPVQSLDELAADFDFSHVSRNQARFDPAELKTLSARTLHQMSFAAAAGRLALAGISGPNAEAFWFAVRGNLETFGDVAIWWAVVEGTIAPAIEDADFIAAARALLPAEPWNQTTWAEWTNLLKTQTNRKGRALYHPLRLALTGREQGPELAALLPLIGRAKAEARLSGRAA; encoded by the coding sequence ATCATGCCGCCCGTTGTCCGCTTTGCTCCCTCGCCCACTGGCCGAATCCATATCGGCAATGTCCGTACGGCGCTCATCAACTTTCTTTTTGTAACGAAAGACCGTGGCCGATTCATTTTGCGTTTCGATGACACTGATGTGGCCCGCTCCAAACAGGAATATGCCGAGGCGATCGAGGAAGACCTCAAATGGCTTGGGATCGCGCCCGATCTAATCGTCCATCAGTCCAAGCGGTTCCCGCTTTATGACGCGGCGGCGGCGAAATTGCGGGGCGTCGGACGACTCTACCCCTGCTACGAGACGGCCGAGGAACTGGAGCGCCGGCGCAAACGCCAGCAGGCGCGCGGCCTGCCGCCGATCTACGATCGCGCCGCCCTGACCCTGACCGAGGCCGACCGGGCAGCGCTGGAAGCGGCCGGCCGCCGGCCGCACTGGCGCTTTCTGCTCGATCATGTGGTTGTGCACTGGGACGATCTCGTCCGCGGCGCGAGCCATATCGACTGCGCCTCCCTGTCCGACCCGGTGCTGGTGCGCGAGGACGGAACCTATCTTTATACGCTGCCCTCCGTCGTGGACGACCTCGACCTCGAGATCAGCCATATCATCCGCGGCGAAGACCACGTCACCAATACTGCCGTGCAAATCCAGCTCTTCGAGGCACTCGGCGGCGCAAACGCGGCGCCGGTCTTCGGCCATCATAATTTGCTGACGACCGCCTCGGGCGAGGGGCTCTCGAAGCGCAGCGGCGCATTATCGATCGGCACGCTTCGGGAGGAGGGGATCGAGCCGCTCGCGGTCGCCGCCTGCGCCGTGCTGACCGGAACCTCGGACTCGGTTCATCCCGTGCAATCGCTCGACGAACTCGCCGCGGATTTCGATTTCTCGCATGTGAGCCGCAATCAGGCGCGGTTCGATCCCGCGGAGTTAAAGACGCTTTCCGCGCGGACGCTGCACCAGATGTCCTTTGCGGCCGCCGCCGGCCGTCTTGCACTCGCGGGCATCAGCGGGCCGAACGCGGAAGCCTTCTGGTTCGCCGTGCGCGGCAATCTCGAAACCTTCGGCGATGTCGCGATCTGGTGGGCTGTCGTCGAGGGGACGATCGCCCCGGCCATTGAGGACGCGGATTTTATCGCCGCCGCGCGGGCGCTGCTGCCCGCCGAGCCGTGGAATCAGACGACCTGGGCCGAATGGACAAATCTGTTGAAAACTCAAACGAATCGGAAAGGCCGGGCGCTCTACCACCCGCTGCGGCTGGCGCTGACCGGGCGGGAGCAAGGGCCGGAACTTGCCGCCCTGCTGCCGCTGATCGGCCGGGCTAAGGCTGAGGCCCGACTATCCGGACGCGCTGCTTGA
- a CDS encoding class II 3-deoxy-7-phosphoheptulonate synthase, protein MPLEPWSPKNWRTKPIQQAPDYPDAQALADVERQLASFPPLVFAGEARKLKGLLAKASKGEAFLFQGGDCAESFAEHAADNIRDFFRVFLQMSVVMTFGAALPVIKVGRIAGQFAKPRSEAFEKKGDVSLPSYRGDIVNDIAFTESARVPDPQRQLDAYRQSAATLNLLRAFASGGYANLENAHRWMLGFIKDSPQSARYQELADRITETLGFMRAIGLDPESHQELRQTDFYTSHEALLLGFEEALTRVDSTTGDYYATSGHMLWVGDRTRQLDHAHIEYLRGIENPLGLKCGPSLTPENLLQLIDRLDPANEPGRLTLICRFGADKVGDHLPKLIRAVQREGRHVLWACDPMHGNTIKAASGYKTRPFDRIMSEIRSFFAVHHAEGTYAGGVHLEMTGKNVTECTGGARAISESDLSDRYHTYCDPRLNAEQAIEVAFLVAELLKAERLQRPPAVVAAE, encoded by the coding sequence ATGCCTCTCGAACCCTGGTCGCCCAAAAACTGGCGGACAAAGCCCATTCAGCAGGCGCCGGATTATCCGGACGCGCAGGCTCTTGCCGATGTCGAGCGCCAGCTCGCCTCGTTCCCGCCGCTCGTCTTCGCCGGTGAGGCGCGCAAGCTGAAGGGGCTGCTCGCCAAGGCGTCGAAGGGTGAGGCTTTCCTCTTCCAGGGGGGCGATTGCGCCGAGAGCTTCGCCGAACATGCGGCGGACAATATCCGCGATTTCTTCCGCGTCTTCCTACAGATGTCGGTGGTGATGACCTTTGGCGCCGCGCTGCCGGTGATCAAGGTCGGCCGAATTGCCGGGCAATTCGCCAAGCCGCGTTCCGAGGCTTTCGAGAAGAAAGGCGATGTGTCGCTGCCGAGCTATCGCGGCGATATCGTCAATGACATTGCCTTCACCGAATCCGCGCGCGTGCCGGACCCGCAGCGCCAGCTCGATGCCTATCGCCAGTCCGCCGCGACGCTCAATCTGCTGCGCGCCTTCGCTTCGGGTGGCTATGCCAATCTTGAGAACGCGCATCGCTGGATGCTCGGCTTCATCAAGGACAGCCCGCAGTCCGCGCGCTATCAGGAATTGGCCGACCGCATCACCGAGACGCTCGGCTTCATGCGGGCGATCGGGCTTGATCCGGAATCGCATCAGGAATTGCGGCAGACGGATTTCTACACCTCGCACGAGGCTTTGCTGCTCGGCTTCGAGGAGGCGTTGACGCGCGTCGATTCGACGACGGGCGATTATTACGCCACGTCCGGCCATATGCTCTGGGTTGGCGACCGCACGCGCCAGCTCGACCATGCACATATCGAATATCTGCGCGGCATCGAAAATCCGCTCGGGCTTAAATGCGGTCCGTCGCTGACGCCGGAAAATCTGCTGCAACTCATCGACCGGCTGGATCCCGCGAACGAGCCGGGTCGGCTCACCTTGATCTGCCGTTTCGGTGCCGACAAGGTCGGCGATCATCTGCCCAAGCTCATCCGCGCCGTTCAGCGCGAGGGCCGGCATGTGCTCTGGGCCTGCGATCCGATGCACGGCAATACGATCAAGGCGGCCTCGGGTTACAAGACGCGGCCGTTCGATCGTATCATGAGCGAAATCCGCAGCTTCTTCGCCGTACATCATGCCGAGGGCACTTATGCCGGCGGCGTGCACCTCGAAATGACCGGCAAGAACGTCACCGAATGCACCGGCGGCGCGCGGGCGATCTCGGAGTCCGATCTCTCCGACCGCTATCACACCTATTGCGATCCGCGTCTCAACGCCGAGCAGGCGATCGAGGTGGCGTTCCTGGTGGCGGAGCTTTTGAAGGCGGAGCGTCTGCAACGCCCGCCGGCGGTCGTCGCGGCGGAATAA